From one Dysidea avara chromosome 9, odDysAvar1.4, whole genome shotgun sequence genomic stretch:
- the LOC136267773 gene encoding anaphase-promoting complex subunit 2-like isoform X1 — MMDPSLSSFSSEPVLEPLLQEILKGHFRRQCSSSIIPTFWSHFDQPLSDEEHLTVLGEAIQELKTAVENSSGVAKLIEALPSANHDHNVMDDLYKILRALLSIKIPQSFGNTMKDVVSASFDLFSSVSGKVDDSNMDDNESDAGDEDGRWTLFTEIVTDMRSLKLLHFFMESAVKSVLHGKIRSSIEERCSQEYESSLLAPTVSYIKSHFLSWLQVIFEMSFTVSNRWSDQLEYYSYKSFAELRIKELFDIIVEYPDSKPAIDDLKVCLDQVEMKTHLMESLRQSFEQRLLHPGANTADIISQYISAIRSLKVLDPSGVVVEKVCQPIKDYLRQREDSVRCIVANLVDSSGNELAQELASKSSALMDLNEDSENEEEDFDNWVPDPVDADPTKSSRSRQTTDIISILVNIYGSKEMFINEYRQLLAERLLQMTDYDTTGEVYNLELLKLKFGEANLNFCEVMIKDVADSRRINASLQAASLNNKDATATGYDGDFNALILSYVFWPAYKEENIILPDPIRQKMAAYCKQYEALKGMRTLKWIASLGVVKLDLELAGRTQSFSVSPARAAVIYHFENQACWKTDDLRARLAISGTALRKHLNYWSNQGVLREHPVDTFTIVEEQEDNVPCSSHVEMDDERESVMMSAEEQKENDLQVFWPYIIGMLTNLGKMSQERIHSMLKMFAMQGANTQECSMSDLKAFLDRKVKEHQLSYAAGTYQLVQSKP; from the exons ATGATGGACCCCTCATTGTCTTCGTTTAGCTCTGAACCAGTATTGGAACCTCTACTGCAGGAAATACTTAAAG GTCACTTCAGGAGACAGTGTAGCAGTTCCATCATTCCTACATTTTGGAGCCACTTTGACCAGCCATTG TCAGATGAAGAGCATCTCACCGTACTTGGTGAAGCCATTCAGGAGCTGAAAACAGCAGTAGAAAATAGTTCGGGTGTTGCTAAACTGATTGAAGCCTTACCAAGTGCCAACCATGACCA CAATGTGATGGATGACTTGTACAAGATCTTAAGGGCACTTCTGTCCATCAAGATACCTCAGTCGTTTGGCAATACTATGAAAGATGTTGTGTCAGCAAGTTTTGACCTGTTCTCAAGTGTGTCAGGAAAGGTGGATGATAGCAACATGGACGACAATGAGTCTG ATGCTGGTGATGAAGATGGAAGATGGACCTTGTTTACTGAGATAGTTACTGACATGAGGTCACTAAAGTTGCTACATTTCTTCATGGAAAGTGCTGTGAAGAGTGTCCTCCATGGAAAG ATCAGATCATCCATTGAGGAGAGATGTTCACAAGAGTACGAGTCAAGTTTGTTAGCTCCAACTGTGTCCTACATTAAGTCGCATTTCTTGTCTTGGCTACAAGTGATATTTG AAATGTCCTTTACTGTATCCAACAGATGGTCTGATCAGTTGGAATATtattcctataaatcatttgcTGAGCTGAG AATTAAAGAATTATTTGATATCATTGTGGAATACCCTGACTCCAAGCCTGCCATAGATGATCTAAAG GTCTGCTTAGATCAGGTGGAGATGAAGACACACCTCATGGAGTCCTTGAGACAATC GTTTGAACAGCGGTTGCTTCATCCTGGTGCAAACACTGCCGACATAATTAGTCAGTACATATCAGCCATTAGAAGCCTTAAGGTACTGGATCCTTCTGGAGTTGTTGTGGAGAAGGTCTGCCAACCCATTAAAGACTACCTCAG ACAGAGGGAGGACAGTGTGAGGTGTATTGTGGCAAACTTGGTGGATAGTAGTGGAAATGAACTAGCACAG GAGTTAGCATCCAAAAGCTCTGCATTGATGGATTTGAATGAGGACAGTGAAAATGAGGAAGAAGACTTTGACAACTGGGTACCAGATCCTGTGGACGCTGACCCAA CAAAGTCATCTCGAAGTCGTCAGACAACAGACATTATTAG tatactagtgaacatttatgGTAGTAAAGAGATGTTTATTAATGAGTACCGTCAGTTACTTGCTGAACGACTGCTACAGATGACTGACTATGATACCACCGGGGAG GTGTACAATCTTGAACTATTAAAACTCAAGTTTGGAGAAGCCAACTTGAACTTTTGTGAGGTGATGATCAAAGATGTAGCAGACTCTAGAAGAATCAATGCTTCACTACAGGCCGCCAGCCTCAACAACAAG GACGCTACTGCCACTGGTTATGATGGAGATTTCAATGCACTAATTCTCTCATATGTGTTCTGGCCTGCATACAAGGAAGAGAATATCATTCTACCAGATCCCATCAGACA GAAGATGGCGGCTTACTGTAAACAGTATGAAGCACTTAAAGGGATGCGAACACTCAAATGGATAGCAAGCCTCGGTGTAGTGAAACTTGATCTTGAGCTAGCTGGCAGGACTCAGTCATTCAGTGTCTCACCTGCCCGGGCTGCTGTTATATATCACTTTGAGAATCAAG CTTGCTGGAAGACAGATGATCTGAGAGCAAGGCTCGCTATTTCAGGGACTGCCTTGAGGAAACATCTTAACTACTGGTCCAACCAAGGGGTCCTCCGTGAGCACCCAGTGGATACCTTCACCATTGTGGAGGAACAAGAAGATAATGTGCCCTGTAGTAGCCATG TTGAAATGGATGATGAACGTGAATCAGTGATGATGTCAGCAGAAGAACAAAAGGAGAACGACCTTCAG GTGTTTTGGCCCTACATAATCGGAATGCTGACCAACCTTGGCAAGATGTCTCAAGAACGTATCCACTCGATGCTCAAAATGTTTGCCATGCAAGGAGCCAACACACAAGAGTGTTCCATGTCTGACTTGAAAGCATTTCTGGACAGAAAAGTCAAAGAACATCAACTCAGCTATGCAGCTGGAACTTACCAGCTAGTACAATCAAAGccataa
- the LOC136267773 gene encoding anaphase-promoting complex subunit 2-like isoform X2 has protein sequence MDDLYKILRALLSIKIPQSFGNTMKDVVSASFDLFSSVSGKVDDSNMDDNESDAGDEDGRWTLFTEIVTDMRSLKLLHFFMESAVKSVLHGKIRSSIEERCSQEYESSLLAPTVSYIKSHFLSWLQVIFEMSFTVSNRWSDQLEYYSYKSFAELRIKELFDIIVEYPDSKPAIDDLKVCLDQVEMKTHLMESLRQSFEQRLLHPGANTADIISQYISAIRSLKVLDPSGVVVEKVCQPIKDYLRQREDSVRCIVANLVDSSGNELAQELASKSSALMDLNEDSENEEEDFDNWVPDPVDADPTKSSRSRQTTDIISILVNIYGSKEMFINEYRQLLAERLLQMTDYDTTGEVYNLELLKLKFGEANLNFCEVMIKDVADSRRINASLQAASLNNKDATATGYDGDFNALILSYVFWPAYKEENIILPDPIRQKMAAYCKQYEALKGMRTLKWIASLGVVKLDLELAGRTQSFSVSPARAAVIYHFENQACWKTDDLRARLAISGTALRKHLNYWSNQGVLREHPVDTFTIVEEQEDNVPCSSHVEMDDERESVMMSAEEQKENDLQVFWPYIIGMLTNLGKMSQERIHSMLKMFAMQGANTQECSMSDLKAFLDRKVKEHQLSYAAGTYQLVQSKP, from the exons ATGGATGACTTGTACAAGATCTTAAGGGCACTTCTGTCCATCAAGATACCTCAGTCGTTTGGCAATACTATGAAAGATGTTGTGTCAGCAAGTTTTGACCTGTTCTCAAGTGTGTCAGGAAAGGTGGATGATAGCAACATGGACGACAATGAGTCTG ATGCTGGTGATGAAGATGGAAGATGGACCTTGTTTACTGAGATAGTTACTGACATGAGGTCACTAAAGTTGCTACATTTCTTCATGGAAAGTGCTGTGAAGAGTGTCCTCCATGGAAAG ATCAGATCATCCATTGAGGAGAGATGTTCACAAGAGTACGAGTCAAGTTTGTTAGCTCCAACTGTGTCCTACATTAAGTCGCATTTCTTGTCTTGGCTACAAGTGATATTTG AAATGTCCTTTACTGTATCCAACAGATGGTCTGATCAGTTGGAATATtattcctataaatcatttgcTGAGCTGAG AATTAAAGAATTATTTGATATCATTGTGGAATACCCTGACTCCAAGCCTGCCATAGATGATCTAAAG GTCTGCTTAGATCAGGTGGAGATGAAGACACACCTCATGGAGTCCTTGAGACAATC GTTTGAACAGCGGTTGCTTCATCCTGGTGCAAACACTGCCGACATAATTAGTCAGTACATATCAGCCATTAGAAGCCTTAAGGTACTGGATCCTTCTGGAGTTGTTGTGGAGAAGGTCTGCCAACCCATTAAAGACTACCTCAG ACAGAGGGAGGACAGTGTGAGGTGTATTGTGGCAAACTTGGTGGATAGTAGTGGAAATGAACTAGCACAG GAGTTAGCATCCAAAAGCTCTGCATTGATGGATTTGAATGAGGACAGTGAAAATGAGGAAGAAGACTTTGACAACTGGGTACCAGATCCTGTGGACGCTGACCCAA CAAAGTCATCTCGAAGTCGTCAGACAACAGACATTATTAG tatactagtgaacatttatgGTAGTAAAGAGATGTTTATTAATGAGTACCGTCAGTTACTTGCTGAACGACTGCTACAGATGACTGACTATGATACCACCGGGGAG GTGTACAATCTTGAACTATTAAAACTCAAGTTTGGAGAAGCCAACTTGAACTTTTGTGAGGTGATGATCAAAGATGTAGCAGACTCTAGAAGAATCAATGCTTCACTACAGGCCGCCAGCCTCAACAACAAG GACGCTACTGCCACTGGTTATGATGGAGATTTCAATGCACTAATTCTCTCATATGTGTTCTGGCCTGCATACAAGGAAGAGAATATCATTCTACCAGATCCCATCAGACA GAAGATGGCGGCTTACTGTAAACAGTATGAAGCACTTAAAGGGATGCGAACACTCAAATGGATAGCAAGCCTCGGTGTAGTGAAACTTGATCTTGAGCTAGCTGGCAGGACTCAGTCATTCAGTGTCTCACCTGCCCGGGCTGCTGTTATATATCACTTTGAGAATCAAG CTTGCTGGAAGACAGATGATCTGAGAGCAAGGCTCGCTATTTCAGGGACTGCCTTGAGGAAACATCTTAACTACTGGTCCAACCAAGGGGTCCTCCGTGAGCACCCAGTGGATACCTTCACCATTGTGGAGGAACAAGAAGATAATGTGCCCTGTAGTAGCCATG TTGAAATGGATGATGAACGTGAATCAGTGATGATGTCAGCAGAAGAACAAAAGGAGAACGACCTTCAG GTGTTTTGGCCCTACATAATCGGAATGCTGACCAACCTTGGCAAGATGTCTCAAGAACGTATCCACTCGATGCTCAAAATGTTTGCCATGCAAGGAGCCAACACACAAGAGTGTTCCATGTCTGACTTGAAAGCATTTCTGGACAGAAAAGTCAAAGAACATCAACTCAGCTATGCAGCTGGAACTTACCAGCTAGTACAATCAAAGccataa
- the LOC136267773 gene encoding anaphase-promoting complex subunit 2-like isoform X3, producing the protein MYSLTDAGDEDGRWTLFTEIVTDMRSLKLLHFFMESAVKSVLHGKIRSSIEERCSQEYESSLLAPTVSYIKSHFLSWLQVIFEMSFTVSNRWSDQLEYYSYKSFAELRIKELFDIIVEYPDSKPAIDDLKVCLDQVEMKTHLMESLRQSFEQRLLHPGANTADIISQYISAIRSLKVLDPSGVVVEKVCQPIKDYLRQREDSVRCIVANLVDSSGNELAQELASKSSALMDLNEDSENEEEDFDNWVPDPVDADPTKSSRSRQTTDIISILVNIYGSKEMFINEYRQLLAERLLQMTDYDTTGEVYNLELLKLKFGEANLNFCEVMIKDVADSRRINASLQAASLNNKDATATGYDGDFNALILSYVFWPAYKEENIILPDPIRQKMAAYCKQYEALKGMRTLKWIASLGVVKLDLELAGRTQSFSVSPARAAVIYHFENQACWKTDDLRARLAISGTALRKHLNYWSNQGVLREHPVDTFTIVEEQEDNVPCSSHVEMDDERESVMMSAEEQKENDLQVFWPYIIGMLTNLGKMSQERIHSMLKMFAMQGANTQECSMSDLKAFLDRKVKEHQLSYAAGTYQLVQSKP; encoded by the exons ATGTATTCACTGACAGATGCTGGTGATGAAGATGGAAGATGGACCTTGTTTACTGAGATAGTTACTGACATGAGGTCACTAAAGTTGCTACATTTCTTCATGGAAAGTGCTGTGAAGAGTGTCCTCCATGGAAAG ATCAGATCATCCATTGAGGAGAGATGTTCACAAGAGTACGAGTCAAGTTTGTTAGCTCCAACTGTGTCCTACATTAAGTCGCATTTCTTGTCTTGGCTACAAGTGATATTTG AAATGTCCTTTACTGTATCCAACAGATGGTCTGATCAGTTGGAATATtattcctataaatcatttgcTGAGCTGAG AATTAAAGAATTATTTGATATCATTGTGGAATACCCTGACTCCAAGCCTGCCATAGATGATCTAAAG GTCTGCTTAGATCAGGTGGAGATGAAGACACACCTCATGGAGTCCTTGAGACAATC GTTTGAACAGCGGTTGCTTCATCCTGGTGCAAACACTGCCGACATAATTAGTCAGTACATATCAGCCATTAGAAGCCTTAAGGTACTGGATCCTTCTGGAGTTGTTGTGGAGAAGGTCTGCCAACCCATTAAAGACTACCTCAG ACAGAGGGAGGACAGTGTGAGGTGTATTGTGGCAAACTTGGTGGATAGTAGTGGAAATGAACTAGCACAG GAGTTAGCATCCAAAAGCTCTGCATTGATGGATTTGAATGAGGACAGTGAAAATGAGGAAGAAGACTTTGACAACTGGGTACCAGATCCTGTGGACGCTGACCCAA CAAAGTCATCTCGAAGTCGTCAGACAACAGACATTATTAG tatactagtgaacatttatgGTAGTAAAGAGATGTTTATTAATGAGTACCGTCAGTTACTTGCTGAACGACTGCTACAGATGACTGACTATGATACCACCGGGGAG GTGTACAATCTTGAACTATTAAAACTCAAGTTTGGAGAAGCCAACTTGAACTTTTGTGAGGTGATGATCAAAGATGTAGCAGACTCTAGAAGAATCAATGCTTCACTACAGGCCGCCAGCCTCAACAACAAG GACGCTACTGCCACTGGTTATGATGGAGATTTCAATGCACTAATTCTCTCATATGTGTTCTGGCCTGCATACAAGGAAGAGAATATCATTCTACCAGATCCCATCAGACA GAAGATGGCGGCTTACTGTAAACAGTATGAAGCACTTAAAGGGATGCGAACACTCAAATGGATAGCAAGCCTCGGTGTAGTGAAACTTGATCTTGAGCTAGCTGGCAGGACTCAGTCATTCAGTGTCTCACCTGCCCGGGCTGCTGTTATATATCACTTTGAGAATCAAG CTTGCTGGAAGACAGATGATCTGAGAGCAAGGCTCGCTATTTCAGGGACTGCCTTGAGGAAACATCTTAACTACTGGTCCAACCAAGGGGTCCTCCGTGAGCACCCAGTGGATACCTTCACCATTGTGGAGGAACAAGAAGATAATGTGCCCTGTAGTAGCCATG TTGAAATGGATGATGAACGTGAATCAGTGATGATGTCAGCAGAAGAACAAAAGGAGAACGACCTTCAG GTGTTTTGGCCCTACATAATCGGAATGCTGACCAACCTTGGCAAGATGTCTCAAGAACGTATCCACTCGATGCTCAAAATGTTTGCCATGCAAGGAGCCAACACACAAGAGTGTTCCATGTCTGACTTGAAAGCATTTCTGGACAGAAAAGTCAAAGAACATCAACTCAGCTATGCAGCTGGAACTTACCAGCTAGTACAATCAAAGccataa